The nucleotide window TAAAACTGGAAACTGAAGGAATGCCCTACCGGCCACTACCTCTTCCAATGGACATCTCAAGAAGGGTTAACTTCTAATTTAGATCATCTAAATTTAAGTTAACTTTTAAACATTTTTTAAACACTTTAGGTTTTTTTTCATTGATATAAACCTATCATTACTTGATAAAAATACGTTCTTCTAGGAGATCCTCATTTTACGAGTTTTTCTTAACAGAACGTGCTTCGTTAGAAGAATGTTTTCATTAAATAAAGAATGTCTGTCTTAAAATTACAGGTAAAAGTATTGGGAGATAAATGCAATGGAAAACGCTTTAATGGAAAAGGTTCCTTTATCCCAAATTGAAGGTAGGATAAAATCTTTTAAGGCCATAATGGACGCTTCAAACCCGGGATGGGAAATGGCAGTAATTTTCAGTAAAATCAACATTTACTACTTCACTGGCACCATGCAGGAAGGCATACTTCTAATTCCCTGTGAAGAAGATCCCACTTTATGGGTGCGGCGCAGTTACCAACGAGCAATGGATGAATCATTATTCCCCTCTATTAAACCAATGAAAAGTTTCCGAGATGCTCGTAAGGAAATTAAAACTCTTCCAGATACGGTTTATCTGGAAACTGAAGTGGTACCCCTTGCCCTGTACCAGCGTTTTACCAAACACTTTCCTTTCAAAGAATTTAAACCAGTTGATCAACAGTTAGCTGCAGTGAGGGCAGTTAAAAGTGAATACGAGCTATCTTTCATGAGGAAGTCTGGAAAAATCCATCAGCACGTCACTGAAGACATGGTGCCTGAAATGTTGCATGAGGGTATGAGTGAAGCAGATCTGGCTGTTGAAATCTTCAAAACTCTAGTAAGTGAAGGTCATGATGGATTAACCCGTTTTGGAATGTTCGATAACGAAATGGTAGTGGGACATGTTGGTTTTGGTAATAGTTCCATCTACCCCACCTATTTTGACGGTGCCAGTGGAACTCGAGGAATAAGCCCAGCAGCACCAGTCTTAGGAAGCCGCCATAGGAAACTGGAAAAAGGTGACCTGGTATTT belongs to uncultured Methanobacterium sp. and includes:
- a CDS encoding Xaa-Pro peptidase family protein, yielding MENALMEKVPLSQIEGRIKSFKAIMDASNPGWEMAVIFSKINIYYFTGTMQEGILLIPCEEDPTLWVRRSYQRAMDESLFPSIKPMKSFRDARKEIKTLPDTVYLETEVVPLALYQRFTKHFPFKEFKPVDQQLAAVRAVKSEYELSFMRKSGKIHQHVTEDMVPEMLHEGMSEADLAVEIFKTLVSEGHDGLTRFGMFDNEMVVGHVGFGNSSIYPTYFDGASGTRGISPAAPVLGSRHRKLEKGDLVFVDVGCAVNGYNTDKTMTYMYGSTLPEHALEAHQRCVEIQNQIARMLKPGTIPSQIYGNIMDNLDDDFLENFMGFGPRKVKFLGHAIGLLIDELPVIAERFDQPLQEGMVFAVEPKKGIKDVGMVGIENTFIVTSNGGECITGNHPGMIPIF